The following coding sequences are from one Streptomyces sp. NBC_01294 window:
- a CDS encoding MFS transporter produces MPEPSEALAATHSPPGAAGAGEATETSPGPPPPAPGGSRRGVAQRATLAGAAVSLLLVAAIVLGSRMLRDFDSALLPYAVATVFLAFGVAYRYTVWVSAPAARRLFRQGFGSFFSADNFRRAPTALPKMIATYLGFQKFLGARSRARWAAHQLIFWGCVLAALITFPLTWGWFTFTSDSGSGPGYEMRIWGIKVIGFDSLNVLGWLMFHGLDVAAVLVIPGASYFLWRRMKDRGAITGQRFAYDLLPLICLIVISVTGLLLTFSSIFLHGGGYEFLAILHMVSVVFTLIYIPFGKFFHIVQRPAAVGMQLFKYTARQDEQVFACKRCGEPIDTTPYVENLRGTMQDLKLDFNAFVEYCPRCKRVLRGNAYLHHVKKGFK; encoded by the coding sequence GTGCCCGAGCCATCAGAAGCCCTTGCCGCCACGCACTCGCCCCCCGGGGCCGCCGGCGCCGGCGAGGCCACGGAGACCTCGCCCGGCCCGCCGCCGCCCGCGCCGGGCGGCTCGCGCCGCGGGGTCGCCCAACGGGCCACCCTGGCCGGCGCCGCGGTCTCCCTCCTGCTCGTCGCCGCGATCGTGCTGGGCAGCCGAATGCTCCGCGACTTCGACTCGGCGCTGCTGCCGTACGCCGTCGCGACGGTCTTCCTGGCCTTCGGCGTGGCCTACCGGTACACGGTCTGGGTCTCCGCGCCCGCCGCCCGCCGCCTCTTCAGACAAGGCTTCGGCAGCTTCTTCTCGGCCGACAACTTCCGCAGGGCACCCACCGCCCTGCCGAAGATGATCGCCACCTACCTCGGCTTCCAGAAGTTCCTCGGCGCCCGCTCCCGCGCCCGGTGGGCCGCCCACCAGCTCATCTTCTGGGGCTGCGTCCTGGCCGCCCTCATCACCTTCCCGCTGACCTGGGGCTGGTTCACCTTCACCTCCGACAGCGGGTCGGGCCCCGGCTACGAGATGCGGATCTGGGGGATCAAGGTCATCGGCTTCGACTCGCTGAACGTCCTGGGCTGGCTGATGTTCCACGGCCTGGACGTCGCCGCCGTGCTGGTCATCCCCGGGGCCTCGTACTTCCTGTGGCGCAGGATGAAGGACCGCGGCGCCATCACCGGCCAGCGCTTCGCCTACGACTTGCTGCCGCTGATCTGCCTGATCGTGATCTCGGTGACCGGCCTGCTGCTGACCTTCTCCTCGATCTTCCTGCACGGCGGCGGCTACGAGTTCCTGGCCATCCTGCACATGGTGTCGGTGGTGTTCACCCTCATCTACATCCCGTTCGGGAAGTTCTTCCACATCGTCCAGCGCCCGGCCGCCGTCGGCATGCAGCTGTTCAAGTACACGGCCCGGCAGGACGAGCAGGTCTTCGCCTGCAAGCGCTGCGGGGAGCCCATCGACACCACCCCGTACGTGGAGAACCTGCGGGGCACGATGCAGGACCTGAAGCTCGACTTCAACGCCTTCGTCGAATACTGCCCGCGCTGCAAGCGGGTGCTGCGCGGGAACGCCTACCTGCACCACGTCAAGAAGGGCTTCAAGTGA
- a CDS encoding molybdopterin oxidoreductase family protein, with protein sequence MTATDPAKAASRPVPIPLDPSIAPPGTRNFRDAGGIPADQWHTDQNGETLVPTHCCFCGVQCGMYLRVDKGGKVFGVEPRDHDINRMRLCPKGINAYQQVNHPDRLTAPLMRRSREEDFREVSWDEALDFTVSEVRRIQAAHGNDAFGLLGGASLYSEKTYLVGKFGRVALKTRHVDYNGRLCMVSAAGANKLSFGIDRAANPFSDILLTDCLLIAGSNVAECFPVMTQYVWGARDRGASLIVVDPRETAIARTADVHVALKPGTDSAFFNAVLHVIVAEGLTDEAYLAAHTTGWDEVRKTVQDYPPERSAEICGVPAAQIVQVARMFGGADKAMAFHARGVEHHSQGVENCLSVINMCVATGNLGRPGAGYGTITGQGNGQGGREHGQKSDLLPGGRSIMNEEHRRQICRIWGIEESELPPAGTSMMEMVWQMQRQEIRGLIGICNNPFVSLPHYRVVKQGYDTLEFHAQFDFFLSETAANAHVVFPVTVWAEDEGVMANTEARVVKHNKAQEPPAGVRTDTWVMCELARRLGAGDKFDFAGSREVFDELRIASAGTVNDYYGITYERLEETGGIMWPCPSTDHPGTPRLFEGGRTYHPDGKIHLQVVEWHPPMDPYSEEYPLSLTTGRTVAHFLSGNQTRRLGALVEQTPRPWVEVHPSHGYRNGDPVRVVTRRGSEVFPALVTEAIRPDTVFIPYHWPVPTAANALTIDALDPRSKIPEYKVCAARIEAAERVDEVPAPPMAPGHQAYPEAQVARTDPLPPTSSQGRGTAERS encoded by the coding sequence GTGACCGCGACCGACCCCGCCAAGGCCGCGTCCCGGCCCGTGCCGATCCCCCTCGACCCCTCGATCGCCCCGCCCGGCACCCGCAACTTCCGCGACGCGGGCGGCATCCCCGCCGACCAGTGGCACACAGACCAGAACGGCGAGACCCTCGTCCCCACCCACTGCTGCTTCTGCGGGGTGCAGTGCGGCATGTACCTGCGCGTGGACAAGGGCGGCAAGGTCTTCGGCGTGGAGCCCCGCGACCACGACATCAACCGGATGCGGCTGTGCCCCAAGGGCATCAACGCCTACCAGCAGGTCAACCACCCCGACCGGCTGACCGCGCCGCTGATGCGCCGCTCCCGCGAGGAGGACTTCCGGGAAGTGTCCTGGGACGAGGCCCTGGACTTCACCGTCTCCGAGGTCCGGCGCATCCAGGCCGCCCACGGTAACGACGCCTTCGGCCTGCTCGGCGGCGCCAGCCTCTACTCCGAGAAGACCTACCTGGTCGGCAAGTTCGGCCGGGTCGCCCTCAAGACCCGGCACGTCGACTACAACGGCCGCCTGTGCATGGTCAGCGCCGCGGGCGCCAACAAGCTCTCCTTCGGTATCGACCGGGCCGCCAACCCCTTCTCCGACATCCTCCTCACCGACTGCCTGCTGATCGCCGGGTCGAACGTGGCGGAGTGCTTCCCGGTGATGACCCAGTACGTCTGGGGGGCACGCGACCGGGGCGCCTCGCTGATCGTCGTCGACCCGCGCGAGACGGCCATCGCCCGCACCGCCGACGTCCACGTGGCCCTCAAGCCCGGTACCGACTCCGCGTTCTTCAACGCCGTGCTCCATGTGATCGTCGCCGAAGGGCTGACCGACGAGGCGTACCTCGCCGCCCACACCACCGGCTGGGACGAGGTCAGGAAGACCGTCCAGGACTACCCGCCCGAGCGCTCCGCCGAGATCTGCGGCGTCCCCGCCGCCCAGATCGTCCAGGTGGCCCGGATGTTCGGCGGCGCGGACAAGGCCATGGCCTTCCACGCCCGCGGGGTCGAGCACCACTCCCAGGGCGTCGAGAACTGCCTGTCCGTCATCAACATGTGCGTGGCCACCGGAAACCTCGGCAGACCGGGAGCCGGCTACGGCACCATCACCGGCCAGGGCAACGGTCAGGGCGGCCGCGAGCACGGCCAGAAGTCCGACCTCCTTCCCGGCGGCCGGTCCATCATGAACGAGGAGCACCGCCGCCAGATCTGCCGGATCTGGGGCATCGAGGAGTCCGAACTCCCGCCCGCCGGCACCTCCATGATGGAGATGGTCTGGCAGATGCAGCGGCAGGAGATCCGCGGCCTGATCGGCATCTGCAACAACCCCTTCGTCTCGCTCCCCCACTACCGGGTGGTCAAGCAGGGCTACGACACCCTCGAATTCCACGCACAGTTCGACTTCTTCCTCTCCGAGACCGCGGCCAACGCACACGTGGTCTTCCCGGTCACCGTGTGGGCGGAGGACGAGGGCGTCATGGCCAACACCGAGGCCCGCGTCGTCAAGCACAACAAGGCGCAGGAGCCCCCGGCCGGAGTGCGCACCGACACCTGGGTGATGTGCGAACTCGCCAGGCGCCTCGGGGCCGGCGACAAGTTCGACTTCGCCGGCTCCCGCGAGGTGTTCGACGAGCTCCGCATCGCCTCCGCCGGCACGGTCAACGACTACTACGGCATCACCTACGAACGCCTGGAGGAGACCGGCGGCATCATGTGGCCCTGCCCCTCCACCGACCACCCGGGCACCCCCCGGCTGTTCGAGGGCGGCAGGACCTACCACCCCGACGGCAAGATCCACCTGCAGGTCGTCGAGTGGCACCCGCCGATGGACCCCTACAGCGAGGAATACCCCCTCTCCCTCACCACCGGCCGCACCGTCGCCCACTTCCTCTCCGGCAACCAGACCCGCCGGCTGGGCGCCCTCGTCGAACAGACCCCGCGCCCCTGGGTGGAGGTCCACCCCTCGCACGGCTACCGCAACGGCGACCCGGTCCGGGTGGTCACCCGCCGCGGCAGCGAGGTCTTCCCGGCCCTGGTCACCGAGGCCATCCGCCCGGACACCGTCTTCATCCCGTACCACTGGCCCGTGCCGACGGCCGCGAACGCCCTGACCATCGACGCCCTCGACCCCCGCTCGAAGATTCCCGAGTACAAGGTCTGCGCCGCCCGGATCGAGGCCGCCGAACGTGTCGACGAGGTCCCGGCACCGCCCATGGCCCCGGGTCACCAGGCCTATCCGGAGGCCCAGGTCGCCCGCACCGACCCCCTGCCCCCCACGTCCTCGCAGGGCCGTGGCACGGCGGAGAGGAGCTGA
- the mscL gene encoding large conductance mechanosensitive channel protein MscL, with the protein MVSEKKKESVLAGFKAFLMRGNVVDLAVAVVIGAAFTNIVNSVVKGIISPLIGAVGTQSLDGYKSCLKSPCGVGANGQPTGVEILWGSVLNATLTFVITAAVVYFLMVLPMAKYLAKQEARRKAKEGVQETMEITELEVLKEIRDALVAQRTNGGGSAGPGGSRDAF; encoded by the coding sequence GTGGTGAGCGAGAAGAAGAAGGAGAGCGTGCTGGCAGGCTTCAAGGCCTTCCTGATGCGCGGCAACGTGGTCGACCTCGCGGTGGCCGTGGTCATCGGCGCCGCGTTCACGAACATCGTGAACTCGGTGGTCAAGGGCATCATCAGCCCGCTGATCGGCGCGGTGGGCACGCAGAGCCTGGACGGCTACAAGTCCTGCCTCAAGAGCCCGTGCGGCGTCGGTGCGAACGGCCAGCCGACGGGCGTGGAGATCCTCTGGGGCTCGGTGCTGAACGCCACGCTGACCTTCGTGATCACCGCCGCGGTCGTGTACTTCCTCATGGTGCTGCCGATGGCGAAGTACCTCGCCAAGCAGGAGGCGCGGCGCAAGGCGAAGGAAGGCGTCCAGGAGACCATGGAGATCACCGAGCTGGAGGTCCTCAAGGAGATCCGGGACGCGCTGGTCGCCCAGCGCACCAACGGCGGCGGCAGCGCCGGCCCCGGGGGTTCGCGCGACGCGTTCTGA
- a CDS encoding DUF5949 family protein, protein MTSTQAEIDRSQLGTLSVLAWIGDPSEAHDIPYLLAYTLGDGPKGREAGEAAARGLLEEIGLPIGDVVMDGTRNPATFPVQILLEGDQIALTLPGMNAQCTAPAEWVAAANESGQAYFLFATRAWPEAVPGRPVDAKTLQAFAGDESVLTGSAHCVLAVRRLQQ, encoded by the coding sequence ATGACTTCTACTCAAGCCGAAATCGACCGGTCCCAGCTCGGCACCCTTTCGGTGCTCGCCTGGATCGGCGACCCCTCCGAGGCGCACGACATCCCGTACCTCCTCGCCTACACCCTCGGTGACGGCCCGAAGGGCCGTGAGGCGGGCGAGGCGGCGGCCCGTGGGCTGCTGGAGGAGATCGGCCTGCCCATCGGCGACGTCGTCATGGACGGCACCCGCAACCCGGCCACCTTCCCGGTGCAGATCCTGCTGGAGGGCGACCAGATCGCGCTCACCCTGCCCGGGATGAACGCCCAGTGCACCGCCCCCGCCGAGTGGGTCGCCGCGGCGAACGAGAGCGGGCAGGCGTACTTCCTCTTCGCCACGCGCGCCTGGCCCGAGGCGGTCCCGGGGCGGCCGGTCGACGCGAAGACCCTGCAGGCGTTCGCGGGCGACGAGTCGGTGCTGACGGGCAGCGCCCACTGCGTCCTCGCCGTGCGGCGCCTGCAGCAGTAG
- a CDS encoding NarK family nitrate/nitrite MFS transporter, producing the protein MSIPTPTPTPRAAGSHRAETYEPGATIGDWRPEDEDFWQSTGRRVAQRNLWISIPALMLAFVVWQVWSVTVVKLNDVGFGFSQSQLFWLTAIPGITGGTFRILYTFIGPIFGERKFTAFSTIILVLPMLWLGFALQDPGTPYWELVLIAAVCGIGGANFASSMANIGFFFPKREKGSANGLNGGLGNLGVSVVQLVAPLVVTAAVLGAPAGGPQHDAKENTGIWLQNGAFLWVPLLVIMALLAWFLMNDLKVASAPFSRQKIIFRRKHNWLMTWLYVGTFGSFIGFAAGLPLLIKNNFEAQGYQATTYAWIGPFVGALMRWAGGRLSDRVGGARVTLLSFVGMAASLVVVIFALPHAGDQGNFWAFFIGFLAAFAFSGLGNGSTFRQIPVIFRDQHMREAEGKGPEAQAAAMRQSEMEAGAVTGFSSAIAAYGFFFIPAMFAAMAVTHALWLFTGFYATCLAVCWWFYARKGAEAPS; encoded by the coding sequence ATGTCCATACCCACTCCCACGCCCACCCCCCGGGCGGCGGGCTCGCACCGCGCCGAGACCTACGAACCCGGCGCCACCATCGGCGACTGGCGGCCCGAGGACGAGGACTTCTGGCAGTCCACCGGCCGCCGGGTCGCCCAGCGCAACCTGTGGATCTCGATCCCGGCCCTGATGCTCGCCTTCGTGGTCTGGCAGGTCTGGTCGGTCACCGTGGTCAAGCTGAACGACGTCGGCTTCGGCTTCTCCCAGTCGCAGCTGTTCTGGCTCACCGCCATCCCCGGCATCACCGGCGGCACCTTCCGGATCCTCTACACCTTCATCGGTCCGATCTTCGGCGAGCGGAAGTTCACCGCGTTCAGCACGATCATCCTGGTCCTGCCGATGCTGTGGCTCGGCTTCGCGCTCCAGGACCCCGGCACCCCGTACTGGGAGCTGGTGCTGATCGCGGCGGTCTGCGGCATCGGCGGCGCCAACTTCGCCTCCTCGATGGCCAACATCGGCTTCTTCTTCCCCAAGCGGGAGAAGGGCAGCGCCAACGGCCTCAACGGCGGGCTCGGCAACCTCGGCGTGAGCGTCGTCCAGCTGGTCGCCCCGCTGGTGGTCACCGCCGCCGTGCTGGGCGCCCCGGCGGGCGGTCCGCAGCACGACGCGAAGGAGAACACCGGCATCTGGCTGCAGAACGGCGCCTTCCTCTGGGTGCCGCTGCTCGTGATCATGGCGCTGCTCGCCTGGTTCCTGATGAACGACCTCAAGGTGGCCTCGGCACCCTTCAGCCGGCAGAAGATCATCTTCAGGCGCAAGCACAACTGGCTGATGACCTGGCTCTACGTCGGCACCTTCGGGTCCTTCATCGGCTTCGCCGCCGGCCTGCCCCTGCTGATCAAGAACAACTTCGAGGCGCAGGGCTACCAGGCCACCACCTATGCGTGGATCGGCCCCTTCGTCGGCGCACTCATGCGCTGGGCCGGAGGCCGGCTCTCCGACAGGGTGGGCGGCGCCAGGGTCACCCTGCTGTCCTTCGTCGGGATGGCCGCCTCCCTGGTCGTGGTGATCTTCGCGCTGCCGCACGCCGGGGACCAGGGCAACTTCTGGGCCTTCTTCATCGGCTTCCTGGCGGCCTTCGCCTTCTCCGGCCTCGGCAACGGCTCCACCTTCCGGCAGATCCCGGTCATCTTCCGGGACCAGCACATGCGGGAGGCCGAGGGCAAGGGCCCCGAGGCGCAGGCCGCCGCCATGAGGCAGTCGGAGATGGAGGCGGGCGCCGTCACCGGATTCTCCTCCGCCATCGCCGCCTACGGCTTCTTCTTCATCCCGGCGATGTTCGCGGCCATGGCCGTCACCCACGCGCTGTGGCTGTTCACCGGCTTCTACGCCACCTGCCTGGCGGTGTGCTGGTGGTTCTACGCCCGCAAGGGTGCCGAGGCTCCCAGCTGA
- a CDS encoding cytochrome P450, translated as MTLPAQRPGEAPGRELAEPGFWLQPPAHRLSAFARLRAADGPVFVPEGAGHWALVRHAQVQEASRLPKVFASAPGVTTPEPARWVRALFGDSMVNLDGPDHAQLRKIVQRAFTPRLLAAAEADIHAVAARIVDDVLAEQPDEFVSAVASRLPLEVICNMMGIPERYRAEIADRVNHASENIGVERALASRLRMPGRGLRALARMQRMVAGIGRERRKHPTDDLISALVRANVDGQALGARQLGAFFSLLMVAGVETTRNAITHGLTLLTDHPDQRDLLLSDFEKYADGAVDEMIRHSTPIIQFRRTVAAEHTMDGHVFRPGDKVVLYYASANRDEAVFPDPDAFVITRSPNPHLGFGGGGPHFCLGAHLARVEMKALFRELLTRPVGLRAVGLPDLAGSNFDNRVRSLRFAFEQPARQP; from the coding sequence ATGACGCTCCCCGCACAACGCCCCGGCGAAGCCCCCGGCAGGGAACTGGCCGAGCCCGGCTTCTGGCTGCAGCCCCCCGCCCACCGCCTCTCCGCCTTCGCCCGCCTCCGCGCGGCCGACGGCCCCGTCTTCGTCCCCGAAGGGGCCGGCCACTGGGCGCTGGTCCGGCACGCCCAGGTACAGGAGGCCAGCCGGCTCCCCAAGGTCTTCGCCAGCGCCCCCGGTGTGACCACGCCCGAGCCGGCCCGCTGGGTCAGAGCCCTCTTCGGGGACTCGATGGTCAACCTGGACGGCCCCGACCACGCCCAGCTGCGCAAGATCGTGCAGCGGGCCTTCACGCCCCGCCTGCTGGCGGCCGCGGAGGCCGACATCCACGCCGTGGCCGCCCGCATCGTGGACGACGTACTGGCCGAACAGCCGGACGAGTTCGTCTCGGCGGTGGCCTCCCGGCTGCCCCTGGAGGTCATCTGCAACATGATGGGCATCCCGGAGCGCTACCGCGCCGAGATCGCCGACCGGGTCAACCACGCCTCCGAGAACATCGGCGTGGAACGCGCCCTGGCCTCCCGGCTGCGGATGCCCGGCCGCGGGCTGCGGGCGCTCGCCCGCATGCAGCGGATGGTGGCGGGCATCGGGCGGGAGCGGCGCAAGCACCCCACCGACGACCTGATCTCGGCGCTGGTCCGCGCGAACGTCGACGGCCAGGCCCTCGGGGCCCGCCAACTCGGCGCGTTCTTCTCCCTCTTGATGGTCGCCGGGGTGGAGACCACCCGCAACGCGATCACCCATGGGCTGACCCTGCTGACCGACCACCCGGACCAGCGGGACCTGCTGCTCTCGGACTTCGAGAAGTACGCCGACGGCGCGGTGGACGAGATGATCCGCCACTCGACGCCCATCATCCAGTTCCGCCGGACGGTGGCCGCCGAACACACCATGGACGGGCACGTGTTCCGCCCGGGCGACAAGGTGGTCCTGTACTACGCCTCCGCCAACCGCGACGAGGCGGTCTTCCCCGACCCCGACGCCTTCGTCATCACCCGCTCGCCCAATCCCCACTTGGGGTTCGGCGGCGGCGGCCCGCACTTCTGCCTGGGCGCGCACCTGGCCCGGGTGGAGATGAAGGCGCTCTTCCGCGAGCTGCTCACCCGGCCGGTGGGGCTGCGCGCGGTGGGCCTGCCGGACCTGGCGGGGTCGAACTTCGACAACCGGGTCCGCTCGCTCAGGTTCGCCTTCGAGCAGCCGGCCCGGCAGCCCTGA
- a CDS encoding low temperature requirement protein A, whose protein sequence is MAISPMTARSRDEDHRAATPLELFFDLCFVVAIAQAGARLVHALAEGHPGTGVIGYFFVFFGVWWAWMNFTWFASAYDCDDVPYRIATLVQISGVLVYAAGVSQAFDENDWTVAVIGYIIMRVALTAQWLRAAAGERGAARASALKYAAGLVVCQAGWVGLLFAPNDAKRWLFLVLVAAELLVPVIAERGHETPWHPHHIVERYGLFTIIVLGETIAASTVAVKSALDEHEALDVLLPMAGGGLLIVFAAWWIYFAVPMHEHLTSNREAIPWGYGHLLIFASGAAIGAGIEVAVEHTVGKAHISQTAANAAVTVPTAVFLFMVWLLHSRHFKRGLAQQLVLPVSAVAVLACTWTGAYAVLWAGLVATATVAAGLTLSEKKDSPADV, encoded by the coding sequence ATGGCCATCTCCCCCATGACCGCCCGCAGCCGTGACGAGGACCACCGCGCGGCCACCCCGCTGGAGCTGTTCTTCGACCTCTGTTTCGTCGTCGCGATCGCCCAGGCCGGAGCCCGGCTGGTGCACGCGCTCGCGGAGGGCCATCCCGGCACCGGGGTGATCGGCTACTTCTTCGTGTTCTTCGGGGTGTGGTGGGCCTGGATGAACTTCACCTGGTTCGCCTCCGCCTACGACTGCGACGACGTGCCGTACCGGATCGCGACCCTGGTGCAGATCTCCGGCGTGCTCGTCTACGCGGCCGGGGTGAGCCAGGCCTTCGACGAGAACGACTGGACCGTCGCCGTCATCGGCTACATCATCATGCGCGTCGCGCTGACGGCGCAGTGGCTGCGGGCCGCCGCCGGGGAGCGTGGCGCGGCCAGGGCGTCGGCCCTGAAGTACGCGGCCGGTCTGGTGGTCTGCCAGGCCGGCTGGGTGGGGCTGCTGTTCGCCCCGAACGACGCGAAGCGCTGGCTGTTCCTGGTCCTGGTCGCCGCCGAGCTGCTGGTCCCGGTGATCGCCGAGCGCGGGCACGAGACGCCCTGGCACCCCCACCACATCGTGGAGCGGTACGGCCTGTTCACCATCATCGTGCTGGGCGAGACGATCGCCGCGAGCACGGTCGCGGTCAAGTCGGCGCTCGACGAGCACGAGGCCCTCGACGTGCTGCTGCCCATGGCGGGGGGCGGGCTGCTGATCGTGTTCGCCGCGTGGTGGATCTACTTCGCCGTACCGATGCACGAGCACCTGACGTCCAACCGCGAGGCCATCCCGTGGGGCTACGGCCACCTGCTGATCTTCGCCTCCGGTGCGGCGATCGGCGCGGGCATCGAGGTCGCGGTCGAGCACACGGTCGGCAAGGCGCACATCTCGCAGACGGCCGCCAACGCCGCCGTCACCGTCCCCACCGCGGTCTTCCTGTTCATGGTGTGGCTGCTGCACTCCCGCCACTTCAAGCGCGGTCTCGCCCAGCAGCTGGTCCTGCCGGTCTCGGCCGTCGCCGTCCTCGCCTGCACGTGGACGGGCGCGTACGCGGTGCTCTGGGCGGGCCTGGTCGCGACGGCGACGGTCGCGGCCGGTCTGACCCTGTCGGAAAAAAAAGACAGCCCCGCCGACGTTTGA
- a CDS encoding DUF6299 family protein — protein sequence MALASLSALAATAVFTAPADATVFDQGISVQPYGHISRDGEVTLSGTYHCSNPSPMGAKLQIAAAVVQDGTRLGFGGGEADCDGEEHVWQATGSLKFTPGVHPGAALAEVQLNEIHFSGLMPRSIDTVAEDRQEIELIDHG from the coding sequence ATGGCCCTGGCATCGCTCTCGGCCCTGGCCGCCACGGCGGTATTCACCGCACCTGCCGACGCCACCGTTTTCGACCAGGGAATTTCCGTACAACCGTACGGTCATATTTCCCGGGACGGCGAGGTCACCCTTTCCGGCACCTACCACTGCTCCAACCCGTCACCCATGGGGGCGAAGCTCCAGATCGCGGCGGCCGTCGTCCAGGACGGCACCCGGCTCGGCTTCGGCGGCGGCGAGGCGGACTGCGACGGCGAGGAGCACGTGTGGCAGGCCACCGGCTCGCTGAAGTTCACCCCGGGCGTCCACCCGGGCGCGGCACTGGCCGAGGTCCAGCTCAACGAGATCCACTTCTCGGGCCTGATGCCGCGCTCCATCGACACGGTCGCGGAGGACCGCCAGGAGATCGAGCTGATCGACCACGGCTAG
- a CDS encoding QcrA and Rieske domain-containing protein — MSVTQQPAPAPGSDPAGDEAAEQLRDRISADSLTTRRDYLRIVATVSGGLAIGGVGVAAGILHRHGDSETLPPTKKVTDRLDPGQSVAFRYPGDEDRALAVRLADGALVGYSAVCTHLACAVLWREDRGPDGELLCPCHEGVFDARTGEVTAGPPPRPLPKVFLTERPDGSVWAVAIARSGEPAKDALCRQFGDAHPLESAQLGCPGAPVAPESRRT, encoded by the coding sequence ATGAGCGTGACCCAACAGCCCGCCCCCGCACCGGGCTCCGATCCCGCCGGGGACGAGGCCGCCGAACAGCTGCGTGACCGGATCAGCGCCGACTCCCTCACCACCCGCCGCGACTACCTGCGGATCGTCGCCACCGTCTCCGGCGGCCTGGCCATCGGCGGCGTCGGCGTCGCCGCCGGCATCCTGCACCGGCACGGCGACAGCGAGACCCTGCCCCCGACCAAGAAGGTCACCGACCGGCTGGATCCCGGCCAGTCCGTGGCCTTCCGCTACCCCGGCGACGAGGACCGGGCGCTCGCGGTACGCCTGGCCGACGGCGCCCTCGTCGGCTACTCCGCCGTCTGCACCCACCTGGCCTGCGCCGTGCTGTGGCGCGAGGACCGGGGCCCCGACGGCGAGCTGCTATGCCCCTGCCACGAGGGTGTCTTCGACGCCCGCACCGGCGAGGTGACCGCGGGACCCCCACCCCGCCCGCTCCCCAAGGTCTTCCTGACCGAGCGTCCCGACGGCAGTGTCTGGGCCGTCGCCATCGCCCGGTCGGGCGAGCCGGCCAAGGACGCCCTGTGCCGGCAGTTCGGTGATGCACACCCCCTCGAATCGGCCCAGCTGGGCTGTCCCGGTGCACCGGTCGCCCCTGAGAGCAGGCGGACATGA
- a CDS encoding 4Fe-4S dicluster domain-containing protein, which produces MMGRTIFIDPGRCIGCQACVSACRECDSHRGKSMIHLDYTEPGMSVASLPTVCMHCEDPVAPCAEVCPADAILVTADGVVQQADTTRCIGCANCVNACPFGVPKIDLQAKLQMKCNLCYDRTAYGLAPMCATVCPTGALFYGTLEELQAERPGVQVADSFAFGDVMVSTGVAMVVPADKVRWPVPGGLPVVEINGVDMREEHSNEGGGGRRAGGVDVR; this is translated from the coding sequence ATGATGGGCCGCACGATCTTCATCGACCCGGGTCGCTGCATCGGCTGCCAGGCCTGCGTCTCGGCCTGCCGCGAATGCGACTCCCACCGCGGCAAGTCGATGATCCACCTGGACTACACCGAACCCGGCATGTCCGTCGCCTCCCTTCCGACCGTCTGCATGCACTGCGAGGACCCGGTCGCGCCCTGCGCCGAGGTCTGTCCCGCCGACGCGATCCTGGTGACCGCCGACGGAGTGGTCCAGCAGGCCGACACCACCCGCTGCATCGGCTGCGCCAACTGCGTCAACGCCTGCCCCTTCGGCGTCCCGAAGATCGACCTCCAGGCGAAGCTGCAGATGAAGTGCAACCTCTGCTACGACCGCACCGCCTACGGCCTGGCCCCCATGTGCGCCACGGTCTGCCCCACCGGCGCCCTCTTCTACGGAACCCTCGAGGAACTCCAGGCCGAGCGCCCCGGCGTCCAGGTGGCCGACTCCTTCGCCTTCGGCGACGTGATGGTCAGCACCGGAGTGGCGATGGTCGTCCCCGCCGACAAGGTCCGGTGGCCCGTTCCCGGCGGTCTGCCCGTGGTCGAGATCAATGGAGTGGACATGCGCGAAGAGCATTCGAACGAGGGTGGCGGCGGGCGACGGGCGGGCGGAGTCGACGTCCGATGA